In the genome of Raphanus sativus cultivar WK10039 chromosome 4, ASM80110v3, whole genome shotgun sequence, one region contains:
- the LOC108849500 gene encoding fasciclin-like arabinogalactan protein 8 — translation MAPPQTFSSLAFALSLLAITYTVRGSNITKILAKYSDYSSFNSYLSQTKLAEEINRYPTITLLALNNDAMASFAVKRPLSVIKKALSLLTLLDYYDPQNLQQISEGTTLSVTLYNNTAGDSPEYLGFVNITDLYGGKVAFGSAVSGSKLDSYFTKSVKQIPYSISFVEIDAPIIAPGVLVPPPPAPPSSSSVVVSNITGLIEKAGCKTFASSLAESGVLKTYESAVKNGLTVFAPSDEAFEAKSVPDLTKLTRGEVVKLLEYHALPRYKPRGSLRTNKHKISTLAGKEFDLTTSTSGDEVVLHTGVASSRLVDTVLDATPVIIFTVDNVLLPTELFGKPPSPSPAPEPTISPAEGASPTADSPSEPPAEKSHSDSPTGLAKSKSANAAVAVSSPSLFTALVVTLATIAVSVSRCS, via the coding sequence ATGGCGCCACCACAGACCTTCTCATCCCTCGCCTtcgctctctctctcctcgCCATAACTTACACCGTACGCGGCTCCAACATTACAAAAATCCTCGCTAAGTACTCGGACTACTCCTCCTTCAACAGCTACCTCTCTCAGACAAAGCTCGCAGAAGAAATCAACAGATACCCGACGATCACCCTCCTCGCCCTCAACAACGACGCAATGGCCTCCTTCGCCGTAAAACGTCCGCTCTCCGTCATTAAAAAAGCCCTAAGCCTCCTCACTCTCCTCGACTACTACGACCCACAGAACCTCcaacaaatctcagaaggcaCGACCCTCTCCGTCACGCTCTACAACAACACCGCCGGAGACTCTCCCGAGTACCTAGGGTTCGTTAACATCACCGATCTTTACGGAGGCAAAGTCGCTTTCGGCTCCGCCGTCTCCGGTTCCAAGCTCGACTCTTATTTCACCAAATCCGTCAAGCAGATCCCTTACAGCATCTCCTTTGTCGAGATCGATGCTCCGATCATCGCTCCGGGAGTCTTAGTCCCCCCACCACCCGctcctccctcctcctcctccgtcgtGGTGTCTAACATCACCGGACTGATAGAGAAAGCCGGTTGCAAAACCTTCGCGAGTTCGCTCGCCGAGAGCGGAGTTCTCAAGACGTACGAATCCGCCGTTAAAAACGGCTTGACGGTTTTCGCACCGTCCGATGAAGCTTTCGAAGCCAAAAGCGTCCCTGATCTGACGAAGCTCACCCGAGGCGAGGTGGTCAAGCTACTAGAGTATCACGCCCTCCCTCGTTACAAGCCTAGAGGCTCGTTGAGGACTAACAAACACAAAATCTCCACGCTAGCCGGAAAAGAGTTTGATCTCACAACCTCCACCTCCGGCGACGAAGTTGTTCTTCACACCGGCGTTGCTTCGTCGAGACTCGTCGACACGGTGCTGGACGCCACCCCGGTCATTATCTTCACGGTGGATAACGTCCTCCTTCCTACTGAACTATTCGGAAAACCCCCTTCTCCTTCTCCGGCACCGGAACCGACGATATCTCCGGCGGAAGGAGCTTCACCCACCGCTGATTCACCGTCAGAACCTCCGGCGGAAAAGTCTCATTCGGACTCGCCGACAGGTTTAGCTAAGAGCAAGTCGGCTAACGCGGCGGTTGCCGTGAGCTCACCGTCGTTGTTCACTGCATTGGTCGTCACGCTTGCTACCATAGCCGTTTCAGTTTCTCGCTGCTCTTGA